One Glycocaulis abyssi DNA window includes the following coding sequences:
- a CDS encoding spermidine synthase, which translates to MKPRELIGEAEVPGGPPLRLVRHDNAFIIMLDRNELMSSRMSGSEKALATLTCQRLGARPAPRLLIGGYGMGFTSRAALAELGRDARIVVAELVPGIIDWARGPMQAMTEGCLDDPRVDLRIGDVGAEIAAGRQSYDAILLDVDNGPDGLTRPANDGLYSMQGLARAHAALKPGGVLAVWSASPDRAFTQRLKQAGFRVDEVRVRARENGKGPMHTIWFAAAP; encoded by the coding sequence ATGAAACCGCGCGAGCTGATTGGCGAGGCTGAAGTTCCCGGCGGCCCGCCGCTGCGGCTGGTCCGGCACGACAATGCCTTCATCATCATGCTGGATCGCAACGAGCTGATGAGCAGCCGTATGAGCGGCTCTGAAAAGGCGCTCGCCACACTCACATGCCAGAGGCTGGGCGCACGCCCCGCGCCCCGGCTGCTGATTGGCGGGTACGGGATGGGCTTTACCTCGCGCGCGGCACTGGCGGAGCTCGGGCGTGATGCCCGGATTGTCGTTGCAGAGCTGGTTCCCGGGATCATCGACTGGGCGCGCGGCCCCATGCAGGCGATGACTGAAGGCTGTCTTGATGACCCCCGCGTCGATCTGCGCATTGGCGATGTCGGCGCGGAGATCGCGGCGGGCAGGCAGAGCTATGACGCGATCCTGCTGGACGTTGATAACGGCCCCGATGGCCTGACGCGGCCCGCCAATGATGGCCTTTACAGCATGCAGGGGCTTGCCCGCGCCCACGCGGCGCTAAAGCCCGGCGGGGTGCTCGCCGTGTGGTCTGCAAGCCCTGACCGGGCCTTTACCCAGAGGCTGAAACAGGCGGGCTTCCGTGTCGACGAAGTGAGGGTGCGTGCCCGTGAAAACGGCAAGGGTCCGATGCACACGATCTGGTTTGCCGCCGCGCCTTAA
- a CDS encoding DUF6481 family protein produces MAGFKSPDFNERAAAARAARQAAVEQLRNRPAPDPAVMAERKAAQAAREERRAARKAEAAAARLARAEATKAQAAAEAEAAQRTEAELKAARDARYAARKARQK; encoded by the coding sequence ATGGCAGGGTTCAAATCCCCCGATTTCAATGAGCGCGCAGCGGCGGCACGCGCCGCCAGACAGGCAGCGGTCGAGCAATTGCGCAACAGGCCGGCGCCCGATCCGGCCGTCATGGCCGAACGCAAGGCGGCGCAGGCTGCCCGCGAGGAGCGCCGTGCTGCCAGAAAGGCCGAGGCGGCTGCGGCCAGATTGGCCAGGGCAGAGGCCACCAAGGCGCAAGCAGCGGCAGAAGCCGAAGCAGCACAGCGGACCGAAGCTGAACTGAAGGCCGCGCGTGATGCGCGCTATGCGGCTCGTAAAGCCCGGCAAAAATGA
- a CDS encoding aldehyde dehydrogenase family protein: MLKVVQAYDRALIAQIETDDTGALERKLEAAVRVFADRTGWRQPHERVAILRRLAGLMEAKRDHLAMQIAREGGKPLPDAIVETTRAIDGVHNAADELRNLAGREIPMGLSAASEGRWAFTTKEPVGVVAAISAFNHPLNLIVHQVAPAIAAGCPVIVKPAITTPLSCLDFVAMAHEAGLPEPWCQTFITDDNQLAEKLATDPRIAFLSFIGSAKVGWALRSKAAPGTRVALEHGGAAPAIVDRSADLAKIIEPIVKGGFYHAGQVCVSTQRIFVHADIAEDFTQRLVARVESLRTADPVLSDTEVGPLILPREAERVSEWTREAVSGGARLATGGDRLSETTLRPAVLLDPAPDAKISTQEVFGPVVAVYRYDHLNEAIARANSLPTAFQASIFAQDIDVAMHAANHLDASAVMINDPTAFRTDWMPFAGRRQSGYGTGGIPFTLRDMTHEKMILVRKG, from the coding sequence ATGCTGAAAGTCGTACAGGCTTATGACCGCGCCCTGATCGCGCAAATCGAAACAGACGACACGGGCGCGCTGGAGCGCAAACTCGAAGCGGCTGTGCGCGTGTTCGCGGACCGGACTGGCTGGCGCCAGCCCCATGAGCGCGTGGCAATCCTGCGCAGGCTGGCTGGCCTGATGGAGGCCAAGCGCGACCATCTCGCCATGCAGATCGCGCGAGAGGGCGGAAAGCCTCTGCCTGACGCCATTGTCGAAACGACGCGTGCCATTGACGGGGTCCATAATGCAGCAGACGAGCTGCGAAACCTTGCAGGCCGGGAAATTCCGATGGGCCTGTCAGCGGCCTCTGAAGGCCGCTGGGCGTTCACGACAAAAGAGCCTGTCGGGGTCGTTGCCGCCATCTCGGCATTCAACCACCCGCTCAATCTGATCGTCCATCAGGTCGCGCCCGCCATCGCGGCCGGCTGCCCGGTCATCGTCAAACCGGCGATCACGACGCCGCTCTCCTGCCTCGATTTCGTGGCGATGGCGCACGAGGCCGGGCTGCCCGAACCCTGGTGCCAGACCTTCATCACGGACGACAATCAGCTGGCGGAAAAGCTCGCGACCGATCCGCGCATCGCGTTTTTGAGCTTTATCGGATCAGCGAAAGTCGGCTGGGCGCTGCGCTCGAAAGCGGCTCCGGGGACGCGCGTGGCGCTGGAGCATGGCGGCGCAGCGCCTGCCATTGTCGACCGAAGCGCGGACCTTGCGAAGATCATCGAGCCTATCGTCAAGGGCGGCTTCTACCATGCCGGGCAGGTCTGCGTGTCGACACAGCGGATTTTCGTCCACGCAGACATTGCCGAGGACTTCACGCAGAGACTGGTCGCGCGTGTGGAAAGCTTGCGCACGGCAGACCCGGTTCTGAGCGACACCGAGGTCGGCCCGCTCATCCTGCCGCGTGAAGCCGAGCGCGTATCGGAATGGACGCGCGAGGCGGTAAGCGGAGGCGCAAGGCTTGCCACCGGCGGCGACCGCCTGTCGGAAACGACCTTGCGGCCTGCCGTGCTGCTCGATCCGGCACCGGATGCGAAAATATCGACGCAGGAAGTATTCGGGCCGGTGGTCGCGGTCTACCGCTATGACCACCTGAACGAGGCGATAGCGCGGGCAAACAGCCTGCCGACCGCCTTCCAGGCAAGCATTTTCGCGCAGGACATCGATGTGGCGATGCACGCCGCCAATCATCTCGACGCCTCGGCGGTGATGATCAACGATCCGACCGCCTTCCGCACCGACTGGATGCCCTTCGCAGGCCGCAGACAGTCCGGCTACGGCACGGGCGGCATCCCCTTCACCTTGCGCGATATGACGCACGAGAAAATGATCCTGGTGCGCAAGGGGTGA
- a CDS encoding acetolactate synthase large subunit has product MAKGSDLLVAALENEGVDRIFGVPGEENLDLLESLRTSRIELILTRHEQAAAFMAATHGRLTGRPGVCLATLGPGALNFSTGAAYAHLGAMPMILITGQKPVMSARQARFQIVDIVASMKPLTKMSRQIVSAAAIPATVRDAFRIAMEERPGPVHLELPEDVASEDALGASVIPVHEVARAIAGPSALDKAAEMILAARHPLVMIGAAGNRPSLVEPLSQFVRRTGLAFFNTQMGKGAVTGGSDLYLGTAALSEGDYVHEAVEHADLIIAIGHDTVEKPPFLMESAGGPKVIHVGYHSASVEQVYHPDFELIGDIGASVEALAERLDSRLPPDQAMLKLRQKILARLNDRAEEDRFPATPQRIVHDVRKVMPEDGIVCLDNGMYKIWFARNYRTHVANTLLLDNALATMGAGLPSAMMAAMLYPGRRVLAVCGDGGFMMNSQEMETAVRLGLNLVVMILNDSAYGMIRWKQAVDGFPDFGMSFANPDFVRYAQAYGAKGSRVTSVEELVPTLEAAFTGGGVHLVDVPIDYSENTRVLVDELRNRSPDVDFA; this is encoded by the coding sequence ATGGCGAAAGGGTCGGACCTGTTGGTGGCCGCGCTCGAGAATGAGGGCGTGGACCGGATATTCGGCGTACCCGGCGAGGAAAATCTCGACCTTCTGGAATCCTTGCGAACCTCGCGCATAGAGCTGATCCTGACCCGGCACGAGCAGGCGGCGGCGTTCATGGCGGCGACCCATGGACGGCTGACTGGCAGGCCGGGCGTCTGCCTTGCCACGCTTGGCCCCGGAGCGCTGAATTTTTCAACCGGCGCGGCCTATGCCCATCTCGGTGCCATGCCGATGATCCTCATCACGGGGCAGAAGCCGGTGATGAGCGCCAGGCAGGCCCGCTTCCAGATCGTTGATATTGTCGCCTCGATGAAGCCGCTGACCAAGATGTCCCGCCAAATCGTCAGTGCGGCGGCCATCCCGGCAACCGTGCGCGATGCCTTCCGCATCGCGATGGAGGAACGGCCCGGACCGGTTCACCTCGAACTGCCCGAAGATGTCGCGTCGGAGGATGCTCTCGGCGCGTCCGTAATTCCTGTCCATGAGGTGGCACGCGCGATTGCAGGCCCGTCAGCGCTGGACAAGGCCGCTGAGATGATACTGGCTGCCAGACATCCGCTGGTGATGATTGGCGCGGCGGGCAACCGGCCATCCCTCGTTGAGCCGTTATCGCAATTCGTCCGCCGTACGGGGCTCGCCTTCTTCAATACGCAGATGGGCAAGGGCGCCGTCACCGGCGGCTCCGATCTTTACCTCGGGACAGCCGCTCTCTCGGAAGGGGATTATGTCCATGAGGCCGTCGAGCACGCTGACCTGATCATTGCCATCGGCCATGACACGGTGGAGAAGCCGCCCTTCCTGATGGAGAGCGCTGGCGGGCCGAAAGTCATTCATGTCGGCTACCATTCGGCGAGTGTGGAACAGGTCTACCACCCCGATTTCGAACTGATCGGCGATATCGGGGCGTCTGTCGAAGCGCTCGCAGAGCGGCTGGATAGCCGTCTGCCGCCGGATCAGGCCATGCTGAAGCTGCGCCAGAAAATCCTCGCCCGCCTCAATGACCGCGCAGAGGAAGACCGCTTTCCGGCCACGCCGCAGCGCATCGTGCATGATGTGCGCAAGGTGATGCCGGAGGACGGCATCGTGTGCCTCGATAATGGCATGTACAAGATCTGGTTCGCCCGCAATTACCGCACGCACGTTGCCAATACGCTGCTGCTCGACAACGCGCTTGCCACGATGGGCGCGGGCCTGCCCTCGGCCATGATGGCTGCGATGCTCTACCCGGGCAGGCGGGTGCTCGCGGTCTGCGGGGATGGCGGTTTCATGATGAATTCGCAGGAGATGGAAACGGCGGTGCGGCTGGGGCTGAACCTTGTCGTGATGATCCTCAATGACAGCGCCTATGGCATGATCCGCTGGAAGCAGGCCGTTGATGGATTCCCCGATTTCGGCATGAGCTTCGCCAATCCGGACTTTGTGCGCTACGCGCAAGCCTACGGAGCCAAAGGATCGCGGGTGACGTCCGTGGAGGAGCTGGTGCCAACGCTGGAGGCCGCCTTCACCGGTGGCGGTGTCCATCTGGTCGATGTGCCGATCGATTATTCGGAAAATACGCGGGTGCTGGTGGACGAATTGCGTAACCGCTCACCGGATGTGGATTTTGCCTGA
- a CDS encoding pirin family protein has protein sequence MSWNPAIEPGCPDDAGSDAIETLIIPRTRDLGDFEVRRALPASKRQMVGPFIFFDQAGPAELLTGHGVDVRPHPHIGLGTVTYLFKGDFHHRDSTGADQIISPGALNWMVAGRGITHSERTSAEARKGPNSLFGIQTWLALPDSHEDVDPSFEHFGKETLPVIEDHGVSVRLILGNAYGKAAPAVMFSETFYADVKLEPGSRLPMPDNHEDRGIYIVEGSISVAGQEFGAAQMMVFRPGDPITVAAGERGARLMILGGATFSTPRFIWWNFVASSRERIEEAKTEWRAENWGQGRFDLPVDDRDEHIRLPD, from the coding sequence ATGAGTTGGAACCCTGCAATCGAGCCCGGTTGTCCTGACGATGCCGGCAGTGACGCCATTGAGACCCTCATCATCCCGCGCACCCGTGATCTCGGTGATTTCGAGGTCCGGCGCGCCCTGCCAGCATCGAAGCGGCAGATGGTCGGGCCGTTCATCTTCTTCGATCAGGCCGGACCGGCAGAATTGCTGACCGGACACGGCGTCGATGTACGCCCGCATCCGCATATTGGCCTTGGCACCGTCACCTATCTGTTCAAGGGCGATTTCCATCACCGCGACAGCACGGGTGCCGATCAGATCATCAGCCCCGGCGCGCTCAACTGGATGGTTGCCGGGCGCGGCATCACCCATTCCGAGCGCACCTCGGCAGAGGCACGCAAAGGGCCCAACAGCCTTTTCGGCATACAGACCTGGCTGGCCCTGCCTGACAGCCATGAGGACGTGGACCCGAGCTTTGAACATTTCGGCAAGGAGACCCTGCCCGTGATCGAGGATCACGGCGTATCGGTCCGCCTCATTCTCGGAAACGCCTACGGCAAGGCTGCGCCTGCGGTCATGTTTTCCGAGACATTCTACGCCGATGTGAAGCTAGAGCCGGGAAGCCGCCTGCCCATGCCCGACAATCATGAGGACCGCGGCATCTACATCGTTGAAGGCTCGATATCGGTCGCCGGCCAGGAATTCGGCGCCGCGCAAATGATGGTCTTCCGCCCCGGCGACCCGATCACGGTTGCCGCCGGAGAGCGCGGCGCGCGTCTGATGATCCTTGGCGGCGCGACATTCAGCACGCCGCGCTTCATCTGGTGGAATTTCGTCGCCTCCAGCCGTGAACGCATCGAGGAAGCCAAAACTGAATGGCGCGCGGAGAACTGGGGGCAAGGACGCTTCGACCTGCCGGTCGATGACCGGGACGAGCATATCCGCCTGCCCGACTGA
- a CDS encoding DUF5996 family protein gives MNSNWPQIDYLSWRETCSALHLYLQIVGKYRLAHTPWVNHSWNATFYVTPRGLASSPIPDGPGIEILFDFLNHKVVGTCGEGRERSFDLEPSTVAAFHARFVKLVSELGGNPAFHGSPNEVPFPVPFAEDDRDRPYDREAVRNFHKALISIDKVFNRFRTSFLGKSSPVHLFWGALDLAVTRFSGRRAPLHPAGIPALPDDVAQEAYDREVSSAGFWPGGNGIDYPAFYAYAYPSPGNYRAAAVQPEAAFWHEDLSEFVLPYDAVRSAPDPEKALMAFLVSTYEAAAELGGWDRDLLECDHGEPRKVRAPDAAVVTAAPAIGDEKVEREDGPAKGRYLLVIDGHEAEMTYSRAGDGMIIIDHTHVPDTLRGRKVGERLVRQAVEDARRDGVTIVPLCPFAKAQIDRHPEWQDVIRKPQT, from the coding sequence ATGAACAGCAACTGGCCCCAAATCGATTATCTCAGCTGGCGTGAGACCTGTTCAGCGCTTCATCTCTATCTGCAGATCGTGGGCAAATACCGGCTGGCGCACACGCCCTGGGTCAACCATTCCTGGAACGCGACCTTCTACGTTACGCCGAGAGGGCTGGCATCCTCGCCCATCCCTGACGGGCCGGGCATTGAAATCCTGTTCGACTTTCTCAATCACAAGGTCGTCGGCACATGCGGGGAAGGCCGTGAGCGATCATTTGATCTGGAGCCATCCACCGTCGCGGCCTTCCATGCCCGCTTCGTGAAACTGGTCTCCGAGCTCGGCGGTAACCCGGCCTTCCATGGCAGCCCGAACGAGGTGCCATTCCCGGTTCCCTTTGCCGAGGATGACCGCGACCGTCCCTATGACCGGGAGGCCGTGCGCAACTTCCACAAGGCACTGATCTCGATTGACAAGGTCTTCAACCGGTTCCGCACCTCTTTTCTTGGAAAATCCAGCCCCGTTCACCTGTTCTGGGGTGCTCTCGACCTCGCCGTGACCCGGTTTTCGGGACGCCGCGCGCCGCTTCATCCCGCCGGGATTCCGGCGCTGCCCGATGACGTGGCGCAGGAAGCCTATGACCGCGAAGTCTCGTCAGCCGGTTTCTGGCCGGGCGGCAATGGCATCGATTACCCGGCCTTCTACGCCTATGCCTATCCGTCGCCCGGCAATTACCGCGCCGCGGCCGTCCAGCCCGAAGCGGCCTTCTGGCACGAAGACCTGTCCGAATTCGTCCTTCCCTATGACGCCGTGCGTTCAGCCCCCGATCCGGAAAAGGCTCTGATGGCCTTCCTCGTCTCCACCTACGAGGCGGCGGCGGAACTGGGCGGGTGGGACCGCGACCTGCTGGAATGTGACCATGGAGAACCGCGCAAGGTCCGCGCCCCCGATGCGGCGGTGGTGACAGCCGCGCCCGCCATCGGAGACGAAAAGGTCGAGCGCGAGGATGGCCCGGCAAAGGGCCGCTACCTTCTGGTCATTGACGGCCATGAGGCCGAAATGACCTACAGCCGGGCCGGCGACGGCATGATCATCATCGATCACACCCATGTTCCAGACACGTTGCGCGGCCGCAAGGTCGGCGAACGGCTGGTGCGCCAGGCCGTCGAAGATGCCCGCCGGGACGGGGTCACTATCGTCCCCCTCTGCCCGTTCGCCAAGGCACAGATAGACCGCCACCCGGAATGGCAGGACGTGATCCGCAAACCGCAGACATGA
- a CDS encoding alpha/beta fold hydrolase: MASITTSDGTQLFYKDWGPKDAQPVMFHHGWPLSADDWDNQMLFFLSEGYRVIAHDRRGHGRSDQTDTGNDMDTYAADVAAITEALDLRDAIHIGHSTGGGEVARYVARAKAGRVAKAILIGAIPPVMVQSASNPDGVPMEVFDGMRSALAANRAQFFLDIPSGPFFGFNREGATVSQGMIDNWWRQGMAGGAKAHYDCIAVFSETDFTEDLKAINLPVLLIHGEDDQIVPIANSAHKAIKLLKHGTLKTYPGLSHAPFATHPDIINADMLAFARPA; the protein is encoded by the coding sequence ATGGCTAGCATCACGACATCCGACGGCACGCAGCTCTTCTACAAGGACTGGGGACCCAAAGACGCCCAGCCTGTCATGTTCCATCATGGCTGGCCTCTGAGCGCCGATGACTGGGACAACCAGATGCTGTTCTTCCTGTCTGAGGGCTACCGGGTCATCGCGCACGACCGGCGCGGACATGGCCGCTCTGACCAGACCGACACGGGTAACGATATGGACACCTATGCCGCCGATGTCGCGGCGATCACCGAGGCGCTGGATCTGCGCGATGCGATCCATATCGGACACTCGACCGGCGGGGGCGAGGTCGCGCGCTATGTGGCCCGCGCCAAGGCCGGACGCGTCGCCAAGGCCATCCTGATCGGCGCGATTCCTCCCGTCATGGTGCAGTCGGCATCGAACCCTGACGGTGTTCCGATGGAGGTGTTTGACGGTATGCGCTCCGCACTGGCGGCAAACCGCGCCCAGTTCTTCCTCGACATACCCAGCGGCCCCTTCTTCGGCTTCAACCGTGAAGGCGCGACGGTCAGCCAGGGCATGATCGACAATTGGTGGCGTCAGGGCATGGCGGGCGGTGCAAAGGCCCACTATGACTGTATCGCCGTCTTCTCCGAGACCGACTTCACCGAAGACCTGAAGGCCATCAATCTTCCCGTCCTGCTGATACATGGCGAGGACGATCAGATCGTGCCGATCGCGAACTCCGCCCACAAGGCGATCAAGCTTCTCAAGCATGGCACGCTGAAGACCTATCCGGGTCTGTCGCACGCCCCGTTCGCCACGCACCCGGACATCATCAACGCAGACATGCTCGCGTTTGCCCGCCCGGCCTGA
- a CDS encoding RidA family protein encodes MKIARINPPELPNTEEIGYSQISVVEPGRMAYISGQVAVPPDGAPVPASLADQMKIVARNARAALEALGASAKDIVIARCLVADLTPERLEQLMPSLLELFDGARPSLTGYGVAALAAPEFQVELEMTVRLPD; translated from the coding sequence ATGAAGATCGCTCGGATCAACCCGCCGGAGCTGCCGAACACGGAAGAGATCGGATACTCCCAGATCTCGGTCGTCGAACCTGGCCGCATGGCATACATTTCAGGACAGGTCGCGGTGCCGCCGGACGGTGCGCCGGTTCCGGCCAGCCTTGCAGACCAGATGAAGATCGTTGCCCGGAATGCGCGGGCGGCGCTGGAGGCGCTTGGCGCCAGCGCGAAGGATATCGTCATTGCGCGCTGCCTCGTCGCGGACCTTACGCCCGAACGGCTTGAACAGCTCATGCCTTCGCTGCTGGAACTCTTCGACGGCGCTCGTCCCAGCCTCACCGGATATGGAGTGGCTGCCCTCGCCGCACCAGAGTTTCAGGTCGAGCTGGAAATGACCGTTCGCCTGCCAGACTGA
- a CDS encoding glutathione S-transferase family protein, translating into MPTLYYAPGACSLAPHIVLEWIGAPYEAVRVKHGSEELLAVNPAGAVPTLREDDGWLLTQAGAILDYLANKHPEAGLSGGDSLRARAEAHRWSAFLTSDVHAAFWPVFMPFRYTADEGKEARRAVVEAGHKLVAKQFDILNTHLDGREHMLDGGRSVIDAYAFPMIRWAQKMLPGGLEPYANVQALHDGLAADPAVQRILAREAGK; encoded by the coding sequence ATGCCCACGCTCTACTACGCTCCCGGCGCATGCTCGCTGGCACCCCATATCGTTCTGGAATGGATCGGCGCGCCTTATGAGGCCGTCAGGGTCAAGCACGGATCTGAAGAATTGCTGGCGGTGAACCCTGCCGGCGCCGTGCCGACGCTCCGCGAGGATGATGGCTGGCTTCTCACGCAGGCTGGCGCGATCCTTGACTATCTGGCAAACAAGCACCCGGAGGCCGGGCTTTCCGGTGGCGACAGCCTGCGCGCCAGGGCCGAGGCGCATCGCTGGTCGGCTTTTCTGACGTCGGATGTTCATGCCGCCTTCTGGCCGGTCTTCATGCCCTTCCGCTACACGGCCGATGAGGGCAAGGAGGCGCGGCGCGCGGTTGTCGAGGCAGGGCACAAGCTGGTCGCCAAGCAGTTCGACATACTGAACACTCACCTCGACGGGCGCGAGCACATGCTGGATGGCGGCCGCTCGGTGATCGACGCTTACGCGTTTCCGATGATCCGCTGGGCGCAAAAGATGCTGCCCGGTGGGCTTGAGCCCTACGCAAACGTGCAGGCGCTCCATGACGGGCTGGCTGCTGACCCCGCCGTGCAGAGGATTCTCGCCAGAGAGGCGGGCAAGTAG
- a CDS encoding SDR family NAD(P)-dependent oxidoreductase encodes MKPASSRPGRSGVVTGAGAGLGREIALGLASRGYIIFGTAASLEEAQELKEASAGRVSLMVCDRTSAVAVDAWACGVADALGPAGLDLLVSTAGEYARGPVEALAQDALRRVFEMNVFGALAVINAYLPALRSARGRIVQITGWAGRVPLAFDGPSGASGAAIEAFSALYRTELKPFGIDVTLVRLGALKNDERISPDSAALPRQYRKLYGKAFRTASGRLEAIQAAGMDAASAAARIIDIAHGDAPASRVAVGTDAERMMLAACDMTEAELDSYLLEIIGLS; translated from the coding sequence ATGAAACCGGCCTCTTCGCGCCCGGGCCGCTCCGGCGTCGTCACGGGCGCCGGGGCAGGGCTCGGGCGCGAGATCGCGCTCGGGCTTGCCTCGCGGGGCTATATCATTTTCGGGACGGCCGCGTCCCTGGAAGAGGCGCAGGAGCTCAAGGAAGCTTCCGCCGGGCGCGTCAGCCTGATGGTCTGCGACAGGACCAGCGCCGTTGCTGTGGACGCCTGGGCCTGCGGCGTGGCCGACGCGCTCGGCCCGGCAGGTCTGGATCTCCTTGTAAGCACTGCGGGCGAGTACGCGCGCGGACCGGTAGAGGCGCTGGCGCAGGACGCCCTCCGTCGGGTTTTCGAGATGAATGTCTTCGGGGCGCTGGCAGTAATTAACGCCTATCTGCCAGCCCTGCGCAGCGCGCGCGGCCGCATCGTGCAGATAACTGGCTGGGCCGGGCGCGTGCCGCTTGCCTTCGACGGGCCATCAGGCGCGTCGGGAGCGGCCATCGAAGCGTTTTCAGCCCTGTACCGCACCGAGCTGAAACCGTTCGGCATTGACGTCACCCTCGTCCGGCTCGGCGCATTGAAAAATGACGAGAGGATTTCGCCGGATAGTGCGGCCCTGCCCCGGCAGTATCGCAAGCTCTATGGCAAGGCTTTTCGTACCGCGTCCGGACGGCTTGAGGCCATACAGGCGGCCGGCATGGATGCGGCCAGCGCAGCGGCGCGCATTATCGACATCGCGCATGGGGATGCCCCGGCGAGCAGGGTGGCGGTGGGCACAGATGCCGAGCGCATGATGCTGGCCGCTTGCGACATGACCGAGGCGGAGCTGGATTCCTACCTGCTTGAGATTATTGGCCTGAGCTGA
- a CDS encoding hydrolase, which yields MTFRNGLSSLLRPEDSVLVMIDHQPYQLANLNSHDPHMVVNNAAGLAKAAKVFGVPVILTSVVEDRGGRIFPQITDVFPGQTVIDRTFINTWEDPKVVDAVKATGRKQLVIAGLWTEICVAMPAIQAAGEGWDVTVITDASGGISVEGHQVAIQRMIAAGINMMTWVALASEWQRDWARAETAGGLVDVVIEHLAGSGIAFLWEQQLLNTPVPDAAS from the coding sequence ATGACTTTCAGAAACGGACTTTCTTCACTTCTCCGCCCGGAAGATTCAGTGCTGGTGATGATAGACCACCAGCCCTACCAGCTCGCCAACCTGAACAGCCACGATCCGCACATGGTGGTGAACAATGCCGCAGGGCTGGCGAAGGCCGCCAAGGTCTTCGGCGTACCGGTGATCCTGACCAGCGTCGTTGAAGATCGCGGCGGGCGCATCTTTCCCCAGATCACGGACGTGTTTCCCGGCCAGACAGTGATTGACCGCACCTTCATCAACACCTGGGAGGACCCCAAGGTTGTCGATGCGGTCAAGGCGACCGGGCGCAAGCAACTGGTCATCGCAGGGCTGTGGACCGAAATCTGCGTTGCGATGCCCGCGATCCAGGCGGCAGGCGAAGGCTGGGACGTGACGGTCATCACCGACGCGTCCGGTGGTATTTCGGTCGAGGGCCATCAGGTGGCCATCCAGCGCATGATCGCAGCGGGCATCAACATGATGACCTGGGTGGCGCTGGCCTCGGAGTGGCAGCGCGACTGGGCGCGGGCTGAAACCGCTGGTGGGCTCGTCGATGTGGTGATCGAGCACCTTGCCGGGAGCGGCATCGCCTTTCTGTGGGAGCAACAGCTGCTCAACACGCCGGTGCCTGACGCCGCCAGCTAG
- a CDS encoding LysR family transcriptional regulator produces MDIEELRTFVEVADAGGVSAAALRLGVSKSIVSRRLARIEAELGVLLLARSTRGAALTEAGTTFREHAARVCAEMDAARETILPAGELRGRLRVAAPLSFGPTHFAPVLADMARRHPSLHIHTSYGDRFVDIISEGFDCAIRVGHLADSNLIARRVGPIYGKLVATPEYIETYGAPETPADIASHEAVMQGTETWQFMDDDQVVPVRPQGRFKADNGTALVAAALASVGIAYLPDALIQEHLVSGALVPVMTRYPIREAGIFVVRPPGQHPSRKVRVLTEMLIECFAKAPDVAGTPG; encoded by the coding sequence TTGGACATTGAAGAATTGCGCACATTTGTCGAAGTGGCTGATGCGGGAGGCGTTTCCGCAGCTGCGCTGCGCCTCGGCGTATCCAAGTCCATCGTCAGCCGCAGGCTGGCCCGGATTGAAGCGGAACTCGGCGTGCTACTGCTGGCGCGCTCCACCCGCGGCGCAGCCCTGACCGAAGCGGGCACCACCTTCCGCGAGCATGCAGCGCGCGTGTGCGCCGAGATGGATGCGGCCAGAGAGACGATCCTGCCCGCCGGCGAGCTTCGCGGCCGGCTGCGTGTCGCCGCGCCGCTCTCTTTTGGCCCCACCCATTTTGCGCCGGTGCTGGCAGACATGGCGCGGCGCCATCCCAGCCTGCATATCCACACCTCCTATGGTGACCGCTTCGTGGACATCATTTCAGAAGGGTTTGATTGCGCCATCCGGGTCGGCCATCTCGCCGATTCAAACCTGATCGCCAGACGCGTCGGACCGATCTACGGCAAGCTGGTCGCGACCCCGGAATATATCGAGACTTACGGCGCGCCTGAGACTCCGGCCGATATTGCCAGCCATGAGGCTGTCATGCAGGGCACGGAAACCTGGCAGTTCATGGATGACGACCAGGTGGTGCCGGTTCGCCCCCAGGGGCGGTTCAAGGCCGATAACGGAACGGCGCTGGTCGCTGCGGCGCTGGCCTCTGTGGGTATTGCCTATCTTCCCGATGCGCTGATCCAGGAACACCTGGTATCGGGCGCGCTCGTGCCTGTGATGACGCGCTATCCCATCCGCGAAGCCGGAATTTTCGTCGTCCGGCCTCCCGGCCAGCATCCTTCCAGGAAGGTCCGGGTCCTCACCGAGATGCTCATCGAGTGCTTTGCAAAGGCACCCGACGTTGCCGGCACGCCCGGCTGA